In a genomic window of Phyllostomus discolor isolate MPI-MPIP mPhyDis1 chromosome 5, mPhyDis1.pri.v3, whole genome shotgun sequence:
- the LOC114497297 gene encoding lysosomal acid lipase/cholesteryl ester hydrolase-like isoform X2 — protein sequence MKMWLLGLVFCLALGTLHSETSRGNTPPVDPETNMNVSEIISSWGFPSEEHLVETEDGYILCLHRIPHGRKDHSDKGPKPVVFLQHGLLGDSSNWVTNLPNSSLGFILADAGFDVWMGNSRGNTWSQKHKMLSVLQAEYWAFSFHEMAIYDLPASINYVLNKTSQKQVYYVGHSQGTTIGFIGFTRLPALAKKIKMFFALAPVAAINFSISPLVKMAWIPSLLIKDLFGDKEFLPQNTFLKWMSIHVCDRVVLKELCGNIFFLLSGFNERNLNMSRVALYMTHSPAGTSVQTMLHWGQIKKSQKFQAFDWGSSARNYFHYNQTSPPAYNVRDMSVPTAVWSGDHDWLADVSDVNVLLTQIPNLVYHECNEGWEHLDFIWGLDAPWQLYKEVVNLMRKYQ from the exons ATGAAAATGTGGCTTTTGGGTTTGGTGTTCTGTTTGGCCCTTGGGACCCTGCATTCTGAGACATCCAGAGGGAATACACCACCTGTGGATCCTGAAACAAATATGAATGTG AGTGAAATTATCTCCTCCTGGGGGTTTCCTAGTGAGGAACACCTCGTGGAGACAGAAGATGGATACATTCTTTGCCTCCACCGAATTCCTCATGGGAGGAAGGACCATTCTGACAAAG GTCCCAAGCCAGTGGTGTTCCTGCAGCATGGCCTGCTGGGAGATTCGAGTAACTGGGTCACAAACCTACCCAACAGCAGCCTGGGCTTCATTCTGGCAGACGCTGGTTTTGACGTGTGGATGGGGAACAGCCGGGGAAACACCTGGTCTCAGAAACACAAGATGCTTTCAGTTCTTCAGGCTGAGTATTGGGCCTTCAG TTTTCATGAGATGGCCATCTATGACTTACCAGCTTCCATTAACTATGTTCTGAACAAAACCAGCCAAAAGCAAGTGTATTATGTGGGTCATTCCCAAGGCACCACGATAG GTTTTATAGGATTTACACGGCTCCCAGCACTGgccaaaaagattaaaatgttttttgcccTGGCTCCTGTGGCTGCAATCAACTTCTCTATTAGCCCTCTAGTGAAGATGGCATGGATTCCAAGTCTTCTCATCAAG GATTTATTTGGAGACAAAGAATTTCTTCCCCAGAATACATTTCTGAAGTGGATGAGTATTCACGTTTGTGATCGAGTTGTGTTAAAGGAGCTTTgtggaaatatcttttttcttctgtccGGGTTCAATGAGAGAAACTTAAATATG TCTAGAGTGGCGTTGTACATGACACACTCTCCTGCCGGGACTTCAGTGCAGACCATGTTACATTGGGGCCAG ATTAAGAAATCACAAAAGTTTCAAGCCTTTGACTGGGGGAGCAGTGCCAGGAACTATTTTCATTACAACCAG ACTTCTCCTCCCGCTTACAACGTGAGAGACATGTCTGTGCCGACTGCGGTGTGGAGCGGGGACCATGACTGGCTCGCAGACGTCAGTGACGTCAATGTCTTACTGACCCAGATCCCCAACTTGGTGTACCATGAGTGTAATGAAGGGTGGGAACATCTGGACTTTATCTGGGGCTTGGATGCCCCTTGGCAGCTCTATAAGGAGGTGGTGAACCTCATGAGGAAGTATCAGTGA
- the LOC114497297 gene encoding lysosomal acid lipase/cholesteryl ester hydrolase-like isoform X1 — MKQMKMWLLGLVFCLALGTLHSETSRGNTPPVDPETNMNVSEIISSWGFPSEEHLVETEDGYILCLHRIPHGRKDHSDKGPKPVVFLQHGLLGDSSNWVTNLPNSSLGFILADAGFDVWMGNSRGNTWSQKHKMLSVLQAEYWAFSFHEMAIYDLPASINYVLNKTSQKQVYYVGHSQGTTIGFIGFTRLPALAKKIKMFFALAPVAAINFSISPLVKMAWIPSLLIKDLFGDKEFLPQNTFLKWMSIHVCDRVVLKELCGNIFFLLSGFNERNLNMSRVALYMTHSPAGTSVQTMLHWGQIKKSQKFQAFDWGSSARNYFHYNQTSPPAYNVRDMSVPTAVWSGDHDWLADVSDVNVLLTQIPNLVYHECNEGWEHLDFIWGLDAPWQLYKEVVNLMRKYQ; from the exons ATGAAGCA AATGAAAATGTGGCTTTTGGGTTTGGTGTTCTGTTTGGCCCTTGGGACCCTGCATTCTGAGACATCCAGAGGGAATACACCACCTGTGGATCCTGAAACAAATATGAATGTG AGTGAAATTATCTCCTCCTGGGGGTTTCCTAGTGAGGAACACCTCGTGGAGACAGAAGATGGATACATTCTTTGCCTCCACCGAATTCCTCATGGGAGGAAGGACCATTCTGACAAAG GTCCCAAGCCAGTGGTGTTCCTGCAGCATGGCCTGCTGGGAGATTCGAGTAACTGGGTCACAAACCTACCCAACAGCAGCCTGGGCTTCATTCTGGCAGACGCTGGTTTTGACGTGTGGATGGGGAACAGCCGGGGAAACACCTGGTCTCAGAAACACAAGATGCTTTCAGTTCTTCAGGCTGAGTATTGGGCCTTCAG TTTTCATGAGATGGCCATCTATGACTTACCAGCTTCCATTAACTATGTTCTGAACAAAACCAGCCAAAAGCAAGTGTATTATGTGGGTCATTCCCAAGGCACCACGATAG GTTTTATAGGATTTACACGGCTCCCAGCACTGgccaaaaagattaaaatgttttttgcccTGGCTCCTGTGGCTGCAATCAACTTCTCTATTAGCCCTCTAGTGAAGATGGCATGGATTCCAAGTCTTCTCATCAAG GATTTATTTGGAGACAAAGAATTTCTTCCCCAGAATACATTTCTGAAGTGGATGAGTATTCACGTTTGTGATCGAGTTGTGTTAAAGGAGCTTTgtggaaatatcttttttcttctgtccGGGTTCAATGAGAGAAACTTAAATATG TCTAGAGTGGCGTTGTACATGACACACTCTCCTGCCGGGACTTCAGTGCAGACCATGTTACATTGGGGCCAG ATTAAGAAATCACAAAAGTTTCAAGCCTTTGACTGGGGGAGCAGTGCCAGGAACTATTTTCATTACAACCAG ACTTCTCCTCCCGCTTACAACGTGAGAGACATGTCTGTGCCGACTGCGGTGTGGAGCGGGGACCATGACTGGCTCGCAGACGTCAGTGACGTCAATGTCTTACTGACCCAGATCCCCAACTTGGTGTACCATGAGTGTAATGAAGGGTGGGAACATCTGGACTTTATCTGGGGCTTGGATGCCCCTTGGCAGCTCTATAAGGAGGTGGTGAACCTCATGAGGAAGTATCAGTGA